A stretch of the Corylus avellana chromosome ca6, CavTom2PMs-1.0 genome encodes the following:
- the LOC132183917 gene encoding probable calcium-binding protein CML15: MAQACAVKGAKCTVLNEEKLKQVFKEHDKNNDGLLSKAELKTAFNSLGSIIPSIPAFIGLFLADSNGDGFVGEDELNALANYLFDNMVRISMVKKIPPTEEVLREIFKKYANGDGCLSKAELKDAFRHLGSRMPGWRASRGLHHADVNGDGFVSEEELSELVKYAKKHGYSV; encoded by the exons ATGGCTCAAGCATGTGCAGTGAAGGGCGCCAAATGCACGGTGCTTAATGAAGAAAAGTTGAAGCAAGTTTTCAAGGAACACGATAAGAATAATGATGGTCTCCTCAGCAAGGCAGAGCTAAAGACTGCCTTCAACAGCCTCGGCTCTATTATCCCCAGCATTCCGGCCTTCATTGGGCTCTTCCTTGCAGATTCCAATGGAGACGGATTCGTAGGTGAGGATGAGCTCAACGCTCTAGCCAA CTACCTTTTTGATAACATGGTTCGTATTTCTATGGTTAAGAAAATACCCCCCACTGAAGAGGTGTTACGggaaatcttcaaaaaatacgCTAATGGCGACGGCTGTCTCAGCAAGGCAGAGCTAAAGGACGCCTTCCGACACCTCGGCTCTCGTATGCCCGGCTGGAGAGCCAGCCGTGGCCTCCACCATGCTGATGTCAACGGAGACGGATTTGTCAGCGAGGAGGAGCTGAGCGAGCTCGTGAAATACGCTAAGAAACATGGATATTCCGTTTAG